Proteins from a single region of Cydia splendana chromosome 9, ilCydSple1.2, whole genome shotgun sequence:
- the LOC134793933 gene encoding antichymotrypsin-2-like has product MKAPGKCPHGEVWNWCPAVKCDADYCAKNKDSPIRCPIGIVCDPPRCVCERNKKRDRKTGKCIPIADCPPFSCPHNEEYNVCPLPCPGDTCSQYIKGGRCPPNRPGPSGNIILICTPQCRCCKGYYRNDKGTCIPSKDCPNASVTTTAPPTNTSGTSSGDRGSGLSGVLDGITAFTGKCLYDRMQSSPNENIIMSAMSVFTPMAELCMYTNGPAFDQCIKILNLQDKQDIRDTFTNFSSLYEGVTSVNFTTAAKVYANEKYPLSDSFIKDVIAVFRATAQNLDFSKNAEAAAIMNAWVESQTNNRIKDLVTPDMINALTRLVLVNAIYFKGNWLYKFNENNTKEEDFYLSDGSTAKVKLMYQEFKDLEYGEVPSLDCKVVRILYTGKESSAIIILPNSINGTMQLAKDLQNTANWKKVIDSLSPQKVKLYLPKFVISTSTDLKVLLQKLGITNWFDCNNSGLSGILAKPEDICISAAKQKAWCEFSEIGTEAAAANVIGVATTTAVGPPPPPPKIFRADHDFLYYVLVKDIVTFEGRLVKPSTE; this is encoded by the exons ATGAAAGCCCCTGGAAAGTGTCCGCATGGCGAGGTTTGGAACTGGTGTCCGGCCGTCAAATGTGATGCGGACTACTGCGCAAAAAATAAAGACTCACCGATAAGATGCCCGATCGGAATAGTCTGTGATCCGCCAAGATGCGTGTGCGAAAGAAATAAAAAGAGAGACAGGAAGACAGGCAAATGTATACCAATAGCTGATTGTC CACCATTCTCATGTCCTCACAATGAAGAGTACAATGTTTGTCCTCTGCCGTGCCCTGGAGATACGTGTTCTCAGTACATCAAAGGAGGACGCTGCCCGCCGAACAGGCCTGGGCCGTCTGGGAACATAATACTCATATGCACGCCACAGTGCAGATGTTGTAAAGGATATTATAGAAACGACAAAGGAACTTGCATACCGAGTAAAGACT GCCCCAATGCTTCTGTAACAACTACGGCTCCTCCTACGAATACTTCTGGAACCAGCTCTGGTGACAGAGGCTCTGGACTGTCAGGCGTGCTCGATGGCATCACAGCGTTTACTGGAAAATGCCTTTAT GATCGCATGCAATCCTCACCTAACGAGAACATCATAATGTCAGCCATGTCGGTGTTCACTCCGATGGCCGAACTTTGTATGTACACGAACGGTCCCGCCTTTGATCAGTGCATCAAAATACTTAACTTGCAGGACAAACAagat ATCCGAGATACGTTTACCAATTTCTCCTCCTTATACGAAGGTGTGACCAGTGTTAACTTTACCACTGCTGCTAAAGTATATGCCAATGAGAAGTACCCGCTGAGCGATAGTTTCATAAAAGATGTCATTGCCGTCTTCCGTGCCACAGCACAAAACCTTgattttagcaaaaacgctgaAGCAGCAGCTATAATGAATGCCTGG GTTGAGAGTCAAACTAACAATCGTATTAAGGACTTAGTTACACCAGATATGATAAATGCATTAACGAGACTTGTACTGGTCAATGCTATTTACTTCAAG GGTAATTGGCTTTACaaatttaatgaaaataatacaaaagaaGAAGATTTCTATTTAAGTGATGGTTCAACTGCGAAAGTAAAGTTGATGTATCAAGAGTTTAAGGATCTTGAGTACGGAGAAGTTCCTTCCTTAGACTGCAAG GTGGTTCGAATACTTTACACCGGCAAAGAGAGCTCCGCGATCATTATTTTACCAAACAGCATTAATGGCACAATGCAGTTGGCGAAAGACCTGCAAAACACAGCGAATTGGAAGAAAGTCATAGATAGCCTCTCTCCTCAAAAAGTGAAACTGTATTTACCAAAGTTCGTCATCAGTACAAGTACGGACTTAAAGGTTTTGTTACAGAAG CTTGGAATCACCAATTGGTTTGATTGCAACAACTCTGGTCTATCGGGAATTCTGGCCAAACCGGAAGATATCTGCATTTCTGCAGCCAAGCAAAAAGCGTGGTGCGAATTTAGTGAAATAGGAACAGAGGCTGCAGCTGCTAACG TGATTGGCGTAGCCACAACTACCGCGGTCGGACCACCTCCTCCGCCACCAAAGATATTTAGAGCGGATCACGATTTTCTCTACTATGTTTTAGTAAAGGATATAGTTACGTTTGAAGGCCGTCTTGTCAAACCATCAACTGAATAG